The proteins below are encoded in one region of Bifidobacterium catenulatum DSM 16992 = JCM 1194 = LMG 11043:
- a CDS encoding ammonium transporter: MGQLDSGNAAWILTSASLVFLMTPGVAFFYGGMVRAKAVLNMMIMEAAALSVTMVIWVLWGWSIAYAGTSVGGVFGDPATGFLLKDSMVSDGGVFTSASLNSNNYPVSVDVAFQSAFAMITVALICGAIAERVKYSTWMIFVALWITFDYAPLAHMVWNGGLLSADGAISQAIGAAAHDFAGGTVVHINAAVAALVIVLIIGKRKGFGTQPFRPHNVPFVMLGAFLLWFGWFGFNAGSAFAANGTAGYAWVSTSAATAAAMLSWGFTEKIRTGHYTAMGAASGIVAGLVAITPAADVVSPLWAIVLGAIAGVLTCLACGLKFKLGYDDSLDVVGVHGVGGFTGTVLIGFFGEGTGLFAGGDWKQLVVQLLVALVAIIWSAVVTGIIAFALEKTIGWRVTEAQEVGGIDLADQGERAYDFAGTASSVLKEVK; the protein is encoded by the coding sequence ATGGGTCAGCTTGATTCTGGAAATGCCGCGTGGATTTTGACTTCCGCGTCCCTTGTGTTCCTCATGACGCCGGGTGTGGCGTTCTTCTACGGTGGCATGGTCCGTGCAAAGGCCGTGCTGAACATGATGATCATGGAGGCGGCCGCTCTGTCCGTCACAATGGTGATCTGGGTGCTGTGGGGCTGGTCCATCGCCTACGCAGGCACTTCGGTCGGCGGTGTCTTCGGTGATCCGGCCACGGGCTTCCTGTTGAAGGATTCCATGGTTTCCGACGGTGGCGTCTTCACGTCGGCTTCGCTGAACTCCAACAATTACCCGGTCAGCGTCGATGTGGCGTTCCAGTCCGCATTCGCCATGATTACCGTCGCTCTGATTTGCGGCGCTATCGCTGAACGTGTCAAGTACTCCACTTGGATGATTTTCGTCGCGCTGTGGATTACCTTCGATTACGCTCCGCTCGCCCACATGGTGTGGAATGGCGGTCTGCTGAGCGCTGACGGCGCAATCTCCCAGGCCATCGGCGCTGCCGCCCACGATTTCGCAGGTGGTACGGTCGTGCACATCAACGCTGCAGTCGCCGCTCTGGTGATCGTGCTGATCATCGGCAAGCGCAAGGGCTTCGGCACCCAGCCGTTCCGTCCGCATAATGTTCCGTTCGTGATGCTTGGCGCTTTCCTGCTGTGGTTCGGATGGTTCGGCTTCAACGCTGGTTCCGCGTTCGCCGCCAACGGCACCGCAGGCTACGCTTGGGTTTCTACTTCCGCTGCAACCGCCGCCGCAATGCTCTCTTGGGGCTTCACTGAGAAGATCCGTACCGGCCACTACACCGCCATGGGTGCCGCTTCCGGTATCGTCGCAGGTCTGGTCGCCATCACCCCGGCCGCCGATGTGGTTTCCCCGCTGTGGGCCATCGTGCTCGGCGCCATCGCTGGCGTGCTTACCTGCCTCGCTTGCGGCCTGAAGTTCAAGCTCGGCTACGATGATTCTCTCGACGTTGTCGGCGTCCACGGCGTCGGCGGCTTCACCGGCACTGTGCTCATCGGCTTCTTCGGCGAAGGTACCGGCCTGTTCGCAGGCGGCGACTGGAAGCAGCTGGTTGTGCAGCTCCTCGTTGCCCTCGTTGCCATCATCTGGTCCGCTGTTGTCACCGGCATCATCGCCTTCGCTCTGGAGAAGACGATTGGCTGGCGTGTCACTGAAGCTCAGGAAGTCGGCGGTATTGATCTTGCCGATCAGGGTGAACGTGCTTACGATTTTGCTGGTACCGCCAGCTCTGTTCTCAAGGAGGTGAAGTGA
- a CDS encoding P-II family nitrogen regulator: MKLITAIIQPHKLDDVKEALAAAGVHGLTVSEANGYGRQRGHTEVYRGAEYTVDLIPKIRIEVLSDDADAETLVGVIIKSAGSGTIGDGKVWVAPLDSVTRVRTGETGSAAI; this comes from the coding sequence ATGAAGCTCATTACCGCTATCATTCAGCCGCATAAGCTTGACGATGTCAAGGAAGCCCTCGCTGCCGCAGGTGTTCACGGTCTGACCGTGTCTGAGGCTAACGGTTACGGCCGCCAGCGTGGTCACACCGAGGTTTACCGTGGTGCAGAATACACCGTGGACCTCATTCCGAAGATTCGCATCGAGGTGTTGTCCGACGACGCCGATGCCGAGACTCTGGTCGGTGTGATCATCAAGTCCGCCGGCTCCGGCACCATCGGCGACGGCAAGGTCTGGGTTGCCCCGCTTGACTCGGTGACCCGCGTGCGCACCGGCGAGACCGGCTCTGCCGCTATCTGA
- a CDS encoding DUF1727 domain-containing protein codes for MGFRLSLASFAPEGCDTMIAINDEYADGRDMSWLWDVDFSSLRGTGVSMVSGVRAWDMALRLEYDQVPVNSVNTELEEAVSTFVNVNPGTPKHIYCTYTAMLKTRAALGRIAEVADAGVGK; via the coding sequence ATGGGATTCCGTCTGTCGCTCGCATCCTTCGCCCCCGAAGGCTGCGACACCATGATCGCCATCAACGACGAATACGCCGACGGGCGTGACATGAGCTGGCTGTGGGACGTGGACTTCTCCTCGCTGCGAGGCACCGGTGTATCTATGGTTTCAGGCGTGCGCGCATGGGATATGGCGTTGCGTCTCGAATATGATCAGGTGCCGGTGAATAGCGTCAACACGGAACTTGAAGAGGCCGTCTCAACGTTCGTGAACGTGAATCCGGGTACCCCCAAGCATATCTACTGCACATACACGGCAATGCTCAAAACGCGAGCCGCGCTCGGCAGAATCGCCGAAGTCGCCGACGCTGGCGTGGGCAAGTGA
- the ftsY gene encoding signal recognition particle-docking protein FtsY has product MDTNVIIAIVAVVVIAAILVIGGWWLGKTRKNAINKSTEDAKAAADARLAAEAKSAAADSSTVKPSVDSNVDAAEKALAESQQKSSAQASSAETAAPTPATEAKPEPVHETPEAAGTRMQRLKARLSKSGNPFGKALFNILAKDQLSEADWEDVEDTLLLADVGAEASEQLVEELRNDARIAGQSDPAEVRAALKDKLLKLVGTDTDRRLNADKEGANKPSVIIMVGVNGTGKTTTAGKLSRLLVSEGKQVMLGAADTFRAAAADQLETWGAKVGVPVVRSDKDGADPASVAFEASAKAKEENVDVLIIDTAGRLQNKANLMDELGKIRRVTEKNLPVDEVLLVLDATTGQNGMTQAKVFAEAIGITGVVLSKLDGSAKGGIVISVQKELGVPVKLVGLGEGPDDLAPFDPEGFVDGILA; this is encoded by the coding sequence ATGGATACGAATGTGATTATTGCGATTGTCGCTGTTGTCGTTATTGCGGCAATTCTGGTGATTGGTGGTTGGTGGCTCGGTAAGACCCGCAAGAACGCCATCAACAAGTCCACTGAGGATGCGAAAGCGGCTGCTGATGCCCGTCTTGCTGCGGAAGCAAAGTCGGCTGCGGCTGATTCTTCCACGGTGAAGCCGTCCGTTGATTCCAATGTTGATGCAGCTGAAAAAGCTCTGGCTGAAAGTCAGCAGAAGTCCTCAGCTCAAGCTTCCTCTGCCGAAACGGCGGCTCCTACACCAGCCACCGAAGCCAAGCCCGAACCGGTTCATGAAACCCCCGAAGCCGCCGGCACGCGCATGCAGCGTCTTAAGGCGCGCCTGTCGAAATCCGGCAATCCGTTCGGCAAGGCCCTGTTCAACATCCTCGCCAAGGACCAGCTCTCCGAAGCTGACTGGGAAGACGTCGAAGACACCCTCCTGCTTGCCGACGTGGGCGCGGAAGCCAGCGAACAGCTCGTCGAGGAACTACGCAACGACGCCCGAATCGCAGGCCAGTCCGATCCGGCCGAAGTGCGTGCCGCGCTGAAAGACAAGCTGCTGAAGCTCGTAGGCACTGACACGGATCGCCGCCTCAATGCCGATAAGGAAGGCGCGAACAAACCGAGCGTCATCATCATGGTCGGCGTGAACGGCACGGGCAAAACCACCACTGCGGGCAAGCTTTCCCGCCTGCTTGTTTCCGAAGGCAAGCAAGTCATGCTGGGCGCTGCCGATACCTTCCGTGCGGCGGCCGCCGACCAGTTGGAAACTTGGGGCGCTAAGGTCGGCGTTCCGGTCGTGCGTTCCGACAAGGACGGCGCCGATCCGGCGTCCGTCGCATTCGAGGCCAGCGCCAAGGCCAAGGAAGAGAACGTCGACGTGCTCATCATCGACACTGCGGGCCGCTTGCAGAACAAGGCGAACCTCATGGACGAGCTCGGCAAGATCCGCCGCGTTACCGAAAAGAATCTTCCGGTCGACGAGGTGCTGCTCGTGCTCGACGCCACCACCGGCCAGAATGGCATGACGCAGGCCAAGGTGTTCGCCGAAGCCATCGGCATTACCGGTGTGGTGCTCTCCAAGCTTGACGGCTCCGCAAAGGGCGGCATCGTGATTTCCGTGCAGAAGGAGCTTGGCGTGCCCGTCAAGCTCGTCGGCCTTGGCGAAGGCCCGGACGATCTCGCCCCGTTCGATCCAGAAGGCTTCGTCGACGGCATCCTCGCCTGA
- a CDS encoding DUF2089 family protein translates to MDRLPEWLANLAEEDLAFIKNFVLSSGSLKQMSQLYQVSYPTMRLRLDRLIEKIRLNDNETEDPFILLVKSLAIDDRYDVDTARILIDEYRKRRDES, encoded by the coding sequence GTGGACCGTCTACCAGAATGGTTGGCCAACCTTGCGGAGGAGGATTTGGCCTTCATCAAGAACTTCGTGCTATCGTCAGGATCTCTGAAGCAAATGTCCCAGCTGTATCAAGTCTCCTACCCGACCATGAGGCTCCGGCTTGACAGGCTTATCGAAAAAATACGGTTGAACGACAACGAGACGGAGGATCCATTCATCCTCTTGGTGAAGAGTCTCGCCATCGACGATAGATACGACGTCGACACGGCTCGAATACTCATAGACGAGTACAGAAAGAGAAGGGATGAATCATGA
- a CDS encoding nucleotidyltransferase domain-containing protein, with translation MTSAVDGLKQRFMNISQPDADGVYRNGAAKRKARTDLAMDCLTKLWQEACQTVSFDVPQVGIGLGAVGSLARGQVGPSSDLDLVVIYEPHTLTDQQLNELANKLWYPIWDSGLDLDQSVRTRAQCEAVTDHDLPAAMGWLDVVPIAGDAQLIESTAVSILERWRRAARKRLPELLGSAKSRLDEFGRMAYGNQPDIKESRGGLRDSVLVSALAASWLADRPHGQYDDAVERLLDVRDCIHLVAAKDTNMLLAPYQARVSAMLGLADPTLPSGERETKSIDDLQTLLARVGRQIAFSLDSTASRAEHSLTHEKPRFAFFQVFQPRGGGKRQAPTFDVVAPGIAKHEEEIVLAPGADPKSDPCLALRAAVAAAEFGLPIAPGTLQNLKLCPIDDRTWNDESRSLFLRLLASGPALLQVWEEIDFVDIPGRLIPEWLAIRNRPSASAAHRYTIDRHSVEVVTRLGRETPRGNRYDDRHYQALLLAGILHDIGKRPWVADHAAEGARHASTVLKRMGFDRDIIWWVTLLVREHLTLSEFATGQNPNDPNVGDELASRLDHDPLLLDMLFDLTRADGSSLGATSGETISKQYGWSKWRETLVRTMYNATRYHM, from the coding sequence ATGACTTCAGCGGTTGATGGTCTTAAACAACGTTTCATGAATATAAGTCAGCCGGATGCCGACGGCGTGTACCGCAATGGTGCGGCGAAGCGCAAGGCTCGTACGGATCTGGCCATGGATTGCCTGACGAAATTGTGGCAGGAGGCCTGCCAGACGGTTTCTTTTGACGTTCCGCAAGTTGGTATTGGTCTTGGCGCGGTCGGTTCGTTGGCTCGCGGCCAAGTTGGACCGAGTTCCGATCTTGACTTGGTGGTCATTTATGAGCCTCACACGCTCACTGACCAGCAGCTCAATGAGCTTGCCAACAAATTGTGGTATCCGATTTGGGATTCTGGCCTTGATCTTGACCAGTCGGTGCGCACCCGCGCGCAGTGCGAGGCGGTCACAGACCATGATCTGCCCGCCGCGATGGGTTGGCTGGATGTGGTGCCGATTGCGGGCGACGCGCAGCTGATCGAATCCACGGCTGTCTCCATTTTAGAGCGTTGGCGTAGGGCCGCCCGTAAGCGCTTGCCTGAATTGTTGGGTTCCGCCAAGTCTCGTTTGGACGAGTTCGGCCGTATGGCGTACGGCAATCAGCCTGATATTAAGGAGTCTCGCGGCGGTTTGCGCGATTCCGTGCTGGTATCCGCGCTTGCCGCCTCTTGGCTTGCCGACCGCCCGCACGGCCAGTATGACGATGCTGTCGAACGGTTGTTGGATGTGCGTGACTGCATTCATTTGGTTGCCGCCAAAGACACGAATATGCTGCTTGCTCCCTATCAGGCGAGGGTTTCGGCGATGTTGGGTTTGGCTGATCCGACGTTGCCGAGCGGCGAGCGTGAGACGAAGTCGATTGATGATTTGCAGACGTTGCTCGCTCGTGTTGGCCGTCAAATCGCGTTTTCGCTTGATTCTACGGCTTCCCGCGCCGAGCATTCGTTGACTCATGAGAAGCCTCGTTTTGCGTTTTTCCAGGTGTTCCAGCCTCGTGGCGGTGGCAAGCGTCAGGCGCCTACGTTTGATGTGGTCGCGCCCGGTATTGCCAAGCATGAGGAGGAGATTGTGCTTGCGCCGGGTGCCGATCCGAAGTCTGATCCGTGCCTTGCATTGCGTGCGGCTGTTGCTGCGGCTGAGTTTGGTCTGCCGATTGCGCCCGGCACGTTGCAGAATCTGAAGTTATGTCCGATTGATGATCGCACTTGGAATGATGAGTCGCGCAGTCTGTTCTTGCGTTTGCTTGCGAGCGGTCCCGCGCTGTTGCAGGTATGGGAGGAGATTGATTTTGTTGATATTCCGGGTCGTTTGATTCCGGAATGGTTGGCGATTCGTAATCGTCCGAGCGCTTCAGCTGCTCATCGTTACACGATTGATCGTCATTCGGTTGAGGTGGTCACACGGCTTGGTCGTGAAACACCTCGTGGAAACCGTTATGATGATCGGCATTATCAGGCGTTGCTGTTGGCTGGTATTTTGCATGATATCGGCAAGCGTCCGTGGGTTGCCGATCATGCTGCGGAGGGTGCCCGTCATGCGTCCACGGTTTTGAAACGTATGGGTTTTGACCGTGACATTATTTGGTGGGTCACGTTGCTGGTGCGCGAGCATCTTACGTTGTCGGAATTTGCGACTGGCCAGAATCCTAATGATCCGAATGTTGGCGACGAATTGGCCTCCCGTCTTGATCATGATCCGTTGCTGCTTGACATGCTCTTTGACCTGACTCGCGCTGACGGTTCGTCATTGGGTGCCACGTCCGGCGAGACCATTTCCAAACAGTACGGCTGGAGCAAATGGCGCGAAACCCTCGTCCGAACCATGTACAACGCCACCCGCTATCACATGTGA
- the dnaB gene encoding replicative DNA helicase, whose translation MAESNSWNNGLNQGQNRGFSGNGSTSGTSGAAIRDAIFDRVPPHDDAAEMAVLGGMLMSKDAIGEVSQMIDITDFYQPRNQTVYEAIINLFSASQPVDAVLVANQLLKDGDLEKVGGSDYLHSLVASVPTAANATFYADIIHQRAILRNVIAAGTKIAQLGYTAEGSQAEDVVNLAQAEVYEMSTGKVRQDYAPIGTVITDTLDQIDRLQNGEVSKGVPTGFRDIDEVTQGLQPGQMIVVAGRPAMGKSTLGVDFARSAALHHNMTSVIFSLEMSKNELAQRIISAETNIPLAAMRRAEDITQERWNILNNLQDKLQNAPLFIDDSPNMSLMEIRAKCRRLKQTNDLKLVVIDYLQLMTSGKAVESRQQEVSDFSRALKLLAKELEVPVVALSQLNRGPEMRQDKKPQLSDLRESGSIEQDADVVFLVHRPDAYDKEDRPGEADIIMAKHRNGPTDTFNLAFLGAYSKFKDMPQDYQSQQEV comes from the coding sequence ATGGCGGAGAGCAATTCTTGGAACAACGGCCTGAATCAAGGGCAAAACCGCGGTTTTTCAGGCAATGGCAGCACTTCCGGAACATCCGGAGCAGCCATTCGCGACGCCATCTTTGACCGTGTGCCGCCACATGACGACGCCGCCGAAATGGCGGTGCTCGGCGGCATGCTCATGAGCAAAGACGCCATCGGCGAAGTCTCACAGATGATCGACATCACCGATTTCTACCAGCCGCGTAACCAAACCGTGTACGAAGCCATCATCAACCTGTTCTCCGCATCGCAACCCGTCGACGCGGTGCTGGTGGCCAATCAACTGCTCAAAGACGGCGACCTCGAAAAAGTGGGGGGATCCGACTATCTGCACAGCCTCGTCGCATCCGTGCCGACCGCAGCCAACGCAACCTTCTATGCCGACATCATCCACCAGCGCGCCATCTTGCGCAATGTGATCGCAGCCGGCACCAAAATAGCGCAGCTCGGCTACACGGCCGAAGGATCCCAAGCCGAAGACGTCGTCAACCTGGCGCAGGCCGAAGTCTACGAAATGTCGACCGGCAAAGTGAGGCAGGATTACGCGCCGATCGGCACCGTCATCACCGACACTCTTGACCAAATCGACCGACTGCAGAACGGCGAAGTCTCCAAGGGCGTGCCAACCGGATTCCGCGACATCGACGAAGTGACGCAAGGCCTGCAGCCGGGCCAGATGATCGTTGTGGCAGGACGCCCCGCCATGGGCAAGTCCACGCTCGGCGTCGATTTCGCTCGATCCGCCGCGTTGCACCACAATATGACATCCGTGATCTTCAGCTTGGAAATGAGCAAAAACGAACTTGCGCAACGAATTATCTCCGCGGAAACGAATATTCCGTTGGCAGCCATGCGCCGAGCGGAAGATATCACGCAGGAACGTTGGAATATCCTTAATAATCTGCAAGATAAACTGCAGAACGCACCATTATTCATCGACGATAGTCCGAACATGAGTTTGATGGAGATTCGTGCGAAATGCCGTCGATTGAAGCAGACGAATGATCTGAAATTGGTGGTGATCGACTACCTGCAGCTCATGACTTCCGGCAAGGCCGTGGAAAGCCGCCAGCAGGAAGTGTCTGACTTCTCGCGTGCATTGAAGCTGCTTGCCAAGGAATTGGAAGTGCCGGTGGTGGCGCTGAGCCAGCTGAACCGTGGCCCCGAAATGCGTCAGGACAAGAAGCCGCAGCTTTCCGACCTGCGTGAATCTGGTTCTATCGAACAGGACGCCGACGTGGTGTTCCTCGTGCACAGACCGGACGCCTACGACAAGGAGGACCGCCCGGGCGAGGCCGACATCATCATGGCGAAGCATCGTAATGGTCCGACCGATACCTTCAACCTCGCGTTCCTTGGCGCGTACTCCAAGTTCAAAGATATGCCGCAGGACTATCAGAGCCAGCAGGAGGTATAA